One Arthrobacter sp. B3I4 genomic window, AGAGAAAAGAGCAGCTACACCTTGGCAACCGACTATGACGAAGTACGCCCCGACGTCGCGGAATCCCGCAACGCGTCCCTTGAGGCCCTGAAGTCCGCCAACAGCCCCGACGCCCGCAGCGTCGTCCTCGAACTCGACGAAGCCGACACCGTCGATGGCGTGGAACTGCCCGGCGCTGACCTCTCC contains:
- a CDS encoding DUF4193 domain-containing protein, translating into MATDYDEVRPDVAESRNASLEALKSANSPDARSVVLELDEADTVDGVELPGADLSGEELIIQVIPQAADEFTCYSCFLVRHRSQLAREKNGHAYCTECES